In Hahella sp. KA22, one genomic interval encodes:
- a CDS encoding cupin domain-containing protein, translating to MKHEDRQPIFLAPGQGRSYSMGPISAIFKADGEESAGAYSISEWWLEPHSKGPGAHSHNEDDIFFVIEGTMSFLIGEAWTEAPKGSFVLAPSGVTHDFENRSASRAGVLNISTPGNFEQHMPQIVSWFEQHPPGKTGGS from the coding sequence ATGAAACACGAAGATCGACAGCCTATATTCTTAGCGCCAGGCCAAGGCCGTTCATACTCTATGGGGCCTATTTCAGCCATATTCAAAGCGGATGGCGAGGAGTCTGCTGGAGCTTATTCAATATCCGAATGGTGGCTAGAGCCGCACTCAAAAGGACCGGGCGCTCATAGCCATAATGAAGATGACATATTTTTTGTTATAGAAGGAACAATGAGCTTTCTCATTGGCGAAGCATGGACGGAAGCGCCAAAAGGCAGTTTTGTTCTCGCCCCCAGTGGCGTCACTCACGACTTTGAGAATCGAAGCGCGTCCCGCGCAGGCGTTTTAAACATATCAACCCCGGGCAACTTCGAACAGCATATGCCTCAAATTGTCTCCTGGTTTGAGCAACACCCTCCGGGTAAAACTGGCGGTAGTTGA
- a CDS encoding serine protease: MHQHLFLSVHTTYLAKVSTCILTTALVASCTSMSESVAGQSDGPKRSLVDDFDYIVPILDEDHFRICTGLILKHGLVITAKHCFRDDSKKGNYYLAYSEDGSIDQNDLYIPVASFEYDSSVEGINDLAIVHYDPAYTEGKLTLKDIPLNFGPTPEAGAPLFSVGYPIVKTQNTLRVSSARCQRKQRSGKLLPSPKSPGYDGVLFDTDCPAFWGNSGAPVFSAHYDEQGNMELISLEGVITHTFDLVSNGDLDYRKMKHDAFGPYMTSNYSPLHQTVRLKEIIKAL, translated from the coding sequence ATGCATCAACACCTATTCCTATCAGTACACACAACCTACTTAGCTAAAGTGAGCACCTGCATACTCACAACAGCTCTAGTTGCTTCCTGCACGTCGATGAGCGAAAGCGTTGCCGGGCAATCCGACGGTCCGAAAAGAAGTCTGGTTGATGACTTTGACTATATCGTTCCGATTTTGGATGAGGATCACTTCCGCATCTGCACTGGCCTTATTCTGAAGCACGGACTGGTGATTACAGCCAAGCACTGTTTTCGGGACGACTCCAAGAAAGGCAATTATTATCTCGCCTACTCTGAGGACGGCTCGATTGATCAAAACGATCTTTATATCCCCGTCGCCTCGTTCGAATATGACAGCTCGGTTGAAGGTATCAACGATCTGGCGATCGTGCATTATGATCCGGCTTACACCGAGGGGAAGCTGACGCTGAAGGATATCCCGCTAAACTTCGGTCCGACTCCAGAAGCTGGCGCGCCGCTGTTTTCAGTTGGCTACCCCATTGTTAAAACGCAGAACACCTTGAGGGTCAGCTCCGCTAGATGCCAGCGCAAGCAGCGATCTGGAAAGCTATTGCCCTCGCCCAAATCGCCGGGGTACGACGGCGTGTTATTCGATACGGACTGCCCCGCCTTCTGGGGAAATTCCGGCGCACCGGTCTTCAGCGCTCACTACGATGAACAGGGGAATATGGAGTTAATATCGCTGGAAGGCGTAATCACGCATACCTTTGACTTGGTTAGTAACGGGGATCTTGATTATAGGAAAATGAAACACGATGCTTTCGGCCCGTATATGACGTCGAATTATTCGCCGCTTCATCAGACCGTGCGCCTGAAGGAAATAATAAAGGCCCTATAA
- a CDS encoding macro domain-containing protein, with translation MKTVEGDLLALAQAGHFDVIIHGCNCQCRMGRGIALSIKNTFPDAYKADLKTEKGAQEKLGTYSYAEITSDDSSFTVVNAYTQFHWRGAGDLADYEAIRSVMKKIKTDFSGKRIGYPLIGAGLAGGDWERIAAIIKEELQGEDHTLVKWAGSAA, from the coding sequence ATGAAAACAGTAGAAGGCGATTTATTGGCGCTGGCGCAAGCTGGCCACTTTGATGTCATTATTCATGGCTGCAATTGTCAGTGTCGGATGGGTCGTGGAATTGCTCTGTCGATCAAAAATACGTTTCCGGATGCTTACAAGGCGGATTTAAAAACGGAGAAAGGCGCTCAGGAAAAGCTGGGAACTTACTCCTACGCCGAGATCACTAGCGACGACTCATCTTTCACCGTCGTTAACGCCTACACCCAGTTCCACTGGCGTGGCGCTGGCGATCTGGCGGACTATGAGGCGATTCGGTCTGTCATGAAAAAGATCAAGACTGACTTCTCCGGCAAACGCATCGGCTATCCGTTGATTGGCGCAGGTTTGGCGGGGGGAGACTGGGAGCGGATAGCCGCCATAATAAAAGAGGAGCTACAAGGCGAAGATCATACGCTCGTTAAATGGGCCGGCTCGGCCGCCTAG
- the fabR gene encoding HTH-type transcriptional repressor FabR has translation MAVRAEKKQQVNRNICNAALRLCRTKGYSGVSLREICREAGIAPPTFYNYYPNLEELGLAIIDEAGLTLRRLMRQTWKEVDVREGVVRRTIRVFARYLEENGDLFHFVAAERVGRVQAFRDAIEREVKHVVEAMAKPLAEAGTATDRPVAHPLYLSEMLVNCAFQAGVESLSANTEKRNEIIERTIIQARMAIYGSEVMAKGAVTSVSAE, from the coding sequence ATGGCCGTAAGAGCCGAGAAGAAGCAACAAGTTAATCGTAATATCTGTAACGCCGCGCTGCGTCTGTGCCGGACGAAAGGGTATTCCGGGGTGAGTTTGCGGGAGATTTGCCGTGAGGCCGGAATTGCGCCGCCGACGTTTTACAATTATTACCCGAATCTTGAAGAGCTGGGTCTGGCGATTATCGACGAGGCGGGGCTGACCTTGCGTCGTCTGATGCGGCAAACCTGGAAAGAGGTGGATGTGCGGGAAGGGGTCGTGCGCCGCACGATTCGCGTCTTTGCGCGCTATCTGGAAGAGAATGGCGACTTATTCCATTTTGTCGCTGCGGAACGGGTAGGACGTGTGCAGGCGTTTCGGGATGCGATTGAGCGTGAGGTGAAGCATGTGGTGGAGGCCATGGCCAAGCCGCTTGCGGAGGCAGGAACGGCGACGGACAGGCCGGTTGCGCATCCGCTTTATCTCTCTGAAATGCTTGTTAATTGCGCGTTTCAGGCGGGGGTTGAAAGCCTGTCCGCCAATACGGAAAAACGCAATGAAATCATCGAGCGCACGATCATTCAGGCGCGTATGGCTATCTATGGTTCGGAAGTTATGGCGAAAGGCGCTGTGACGTCAGTCTCTGCGGAGTAA
- a CDS encoding ATP-grasp domain-containing protein, with product MAESVSIAGVTLVIPEKNDPERDSVAAAWSAAGGEVSRLGRFWEPPSYDPVKVRVYGNDTFAQVLAQKLGLNLISPVDDLLVQLPQQSLLRSVTLLPLSVAMTSNFPAFLKPAAPKLFKASVYASPTDLAVETRGLEPDTPVLHSEIVQFACEIRCFVWRGDVLDAAVYEGDGALDDGLRFARQLAQSEHLPTTCVLDIGYIPQRGWSIIEANAAWGAGLNGCRAEKVLPCIEAATQLI from the coding sequence TTGGCTGAGTCTGTGAGCATAGCCGGGGTGACCTTGGTTATCCCGGAAAAGAACGATCCTGAACGGGATTCTGTGGCGGCGGCCTGGAGCGCCGCTGGAGGCGAGGTTTCCCGGCTGGGACGCTTTTGGGAGCCTCCTTCCTATGATCCGGTCAAGGTGCGGGTCTATGGAAATGACACTTTTGCTCAGGTGTTGGCGCAGAAGCTGGGCCTTAATCTGATCTCTCCCGTGGATGATCTGTTGGTGCAATTGCCGCAACAGTCGTTGCTGCGCTCGGTAACGCTACTGCCTTTGTCAGTGGCGATGACGTCGAACTTTCCGGCTTTCCTGAAACCTGCCGCGCCCAAGCTGTTTAAAGCCTCCGTGTATGCAAGCCCGACTGACTTAGCTGTGGAGACCCGAGGACTGGAGCCGGATACGCCGGTGCTTCACTCGGAAATCGTACAGTTCGCTTGTGAAATTCGTTGCTTTGTCTGGCGGGGAGACGTGTTAGACGCTGCAGTCTACGAGGGCGATGGAGCGCTTGATGACGGCTTGAGATTCGCCAGACAGCTTGCACAAAGCGAACACCTGCCGACAACCTGCGTGCTCGATATCGGCTATATCCCCCAGCGCGGTTGGTCGATCATCGAAGCCAACGCCGCCTGGGGCGCCGGCCTCAACGGATGCCGGGCCGAGAAAGTATTGCCTTGTATCGAGGCGGCGACACAGTTGATCTAA
- the msrA gene encoding peptide-methionine (S)-S-oxide reductase MsrA gives MFGSHSQDKASMPAREQALPGRAEPMEIEGEHFVFGVDMRGPFPAQMQTAVFGLGCFWGAERLFWKQEGVYSTCVGYAGGYTPNPTYKEVCTGQTGHAEVVQVVFDPAVISYKKLLKLFWENHDPTQGMRQGNDVGSQYRSAVYYANDEQKQLAETSKAEFQHSLHDVNRGAITTEITPAPEFYFAETYHQQYLAKNPGGYCGLGGTGACLASAD, from the coding sequence ATGTTTGGAAGTCATTCACAGGATAAAGCATCCATGCCTGCGCGGGAGCAAGCGTTGCCGGGCAGGGCGGAGCCAATGGAAATCGAGGGTGAGCATTTTGTCTTTGGCGTGGATATGAGAGGTCCATTCCCGGCGCAAATGCAAACAGCGGTGTTCGGGCTGGGGTGCTTCTGGGGGGCGGAGCGACTGTTCTGGAAACAGGAAGGCGTTTATAGCACCTGTGTCGGCTATGCGGGGGGCTATACGCCCAACCCCACCTACAAAGAAGTCTGCACTGGGCAGACTGGGCATGCAGAAGTCGTCCAGGTCGTATTTGACCCCGCCGTGATCAGTTATAAGAAGCTGCTTAAGCTGTTCTGGGAAAATCACGATCCGACTCAGGGGATGCGTCAAGGCAACGACGTCGGCTCTCAGTATCGCTCTGCTGTCTATTACGCTAACGACGAACAGAAGCAACTGGCGGAAACGTCGAAGGCGGAATTCCAGCACTCGCTGCACGACGTAAACCGTGGCGCTATTACGACGGAAATTACTCCAGCGCCAGAGTTTTATTTTGCAGAAACCTATCACCAACAGTATCTGGCCAAGAACCCGGGAGGATACTGTGGTCTGGGTGGCACCGGGGCATGTCTGGCCAGCGCGGACTGA
- a CDS encoding UDP-2,3-diacylglucosamine diphosphatase: MQDSLRAVFISDAHLGSAACQAEHLLDFLNKINTDKLYLVGDIIDLLEMRRKAHFPETHRAILSLIMRKAREGMEVVYIPGNHDDFFRQMAGQTFSGVKIRLNCVHRTADGRRFHVSHGDEFDQIVQLSPLALLVGDKAHGLMLKLNSWLNRSRKVFGFPYWSLAGYLKTHLGRAREFIHRYENAALKAARSLEVDGYICGHIHYAAFRRKEGRLYCNDGDWVEHCSALVETHQGQLRLLHWSEQPRWLAVEPDAEPTWIDEPIPGLFPTPVSSALSGDKQAPKAA, encoded by the coding sequence ATGCAAGATTCCTTAAGAGCCGTTTTTATCTCCGATGCGCACTTGGGCTCGGCCGCTTGTCAGGCTGAGCACTTGCTGGATTTTCTCAATAAAATCAATACAGATAAGCTGTATCTGGTGGGCGATATCATCGACCTGCTGGAAATGCGACGCAAAGCCCACTTTCCCGAGACGCATCGGGCCATTCTCAGCCTGATCATGCGTAAAGCGCGGGAAGGGATGGAGGTGGTCTATATTCCCGGCAACCATGATGACTTTTTCCGGCAAATGGCGGGGCAGACATTCTCCGGCGTGAAGATTCGGCTTAATTGCGTCCATCGCACTGCGGATGGACGCCGCTTCCATGTCAGCCACGGCGACGAGTTTGACCAGATTGTGCAACTGAGTCCGCTGGCGCTGCTGGTGGGAGACAAGGCCCACGGCCTGATGCTCAAGCTCAATAGCTGGTTGAACCGCTCCCGCAAGGTGTTCGGCTTTCCTTACTGGTCCTTGGCGGGATATCTGAAAACCCATCTGGGACGCGCTAGAGAGTTCATTCATCGCTACGAAAATGCGGCGCTGAAGGCGGCGCGCAGTCTGGAAGTGGACGGCTATATCTGCGGCCATATTCATTACGCTGCGTTTCGCCGCAAAGAAGGCAGGCTCTATTGCAATGACGGCGACTGGGTGGAGCACTGCTCCGCACTGGTGGAGACCCATCAAGGGCAGTTAAGGTTGCTGCACTGGTCGGAGCAGCCCCGCTGGCTGGCGGTTGAGCCGGATGCTGAACCGACCTGGATCGATGAGCCTATTCCTGGCCTGTTTCCTACGCCTGTCAGTAGTGCGTTGTCTGGCGACAAGCAGGCTCCTAAGGCCGCCTGA